The Aphanothece sacrum FPU1 nucleotide sequence TCCCCATTGGGTATTTGGCCTCTCAACTTATACGTTTACTTCTGCTAATCAGATTATCTGTACGTTTTCTCAAGATGGACGGTGGGTTCTAGCTAGTTTAGACGTTCAAAAGCGGCAACTTAGTATTTTAGACACCCCTTATAGCAATATTGCCTCTCTCGATGCTTATAACGGTCAAATTGTCTTAATTGGAGGTTCTCCCACAGAAGCAACCGCGGCCATTTGTTTAAATATGAAAACAGGGGAAACTTTGACTCTGAAGCGATCAACAGATCTAAAAGTTGATCCTGGTTATTTATCCATTCCTCAATTAATCCCCTTTCCCACAGAAAATGGCTTAACTGCTTATGCTTGGTATTATGCCCCTCAAAATAAAGATTATATAGCCCCTGAAGGAGAATTACCCCCATTATTAGTTAAAAGTCATGGGGGGCCAACGGCGGCAGCTTCTTCTAATCTTAGTTTACGGGTGCAATATTGGACGAGTCGAGGGTTTGCTTATTTAGATGTGAACTATGGAGGAAGTACTGGTTTTGGCCGGGACTATCGTCAACGGTTAGAGGGACAATGGGGCATAGTGGATGTGGATGATTGTGTTAATGTGGCTAAATATTTGGTAGAACAAGAGATAGTTGATGGCGATCGCTTGGCTATTTCGGGAGGAAGTGCAGGAGGATACACGACTTTAGCGGCCTTAACTTTTCGAGATACATTTAAGGCCGGGGCGAGTTATTATGGAGTCGGTGATTTAGAAGCTTTGGCCAAAGATACTCATAAGTTTGAGTCCCGTTATTTAGAAAGATTAATTGGTAAATATCCTGAAGAAAAAGAAATTTATCAAGCGCGATCGCCGATTAATTTTACGGAACAATTAGCTTGTCCAGTTATTTTCTTTCAAGGATTAGAAGATAAGGTAGTTCCTTGTAATCAAGCGGAAATGATGGTAGAAGCAATTAAAGAAAAAGGTTTACCTGTTGCTTATGTAGCGTTTGAAGGGGAACAACATGGATTCCGTCGCGCTGAAAATATTAAACATGCTTTAGATGGGGAATTTTATTTTTATTCTCGTATTTTTGGCTTTGAACCGGCTGAAAATTTGCAACCAATTAATATTATGAATCTTTAATATTTTTGGTTCTACCGGACAAGTT carries:
- a CDS encoding S9 family peptidase: MIAQMIAPFGSWKSPITSDVIVAGSISIGGIMFDAEDIYWLEGRPTEGGRNVLVKRSPDGTMSDITPQPFNVRSRVHEYGGGSFLVVAGIVYFVNFSDQRLYQQLPDQTPQPLTPEGNRRYADLILDKKQNRLICVSEDHSNNGEEPENTIVSVDIKTGQIEILVKGHDFYSSPRLSPDGTQLAWISWDHPNMPWDGTKLWLGHMEEDGSLGKIISVAGNTDESISEPKWSPDGKLYFSSDRMGWWNLCFYSKKGVIISLFPLNAEFAYPHWVFGLSTYTFTSANQIICTFSQDGRWVLASLDVQKRQLSILDTPYSNIASLDAYNGQIVLIGGSPTEATAAICLNMKTGETLTLKRSTDLKVDPGYLSIPQLIPFPTENGLTAYAWYYAPQNKDYIAPEGELPPLLVKSHGGPTAAASSNLSLRVQYWTSRGFAYLDVNYGGSTGFGRDYRQRLEGQWGIVDVDDCVNVAKYLVEQEIVDGDRLAISGGSAGGYTTLAALTFRDTFKAGASYYGVGDLEALAKDTHKFESRYLERLIGKYPEEKEIYQARSPINFTEQLACPVIFFQGLEDKVVPCNQAEMMVEAIKEKGLPVAYVAFEGEQHGFRRAENIKHALDGEFYFYSRIFGFEPAENLQPINIMNL